One Hermetia illucens chromosome 4, iHerIll2.2.curated.20191125, whole genome shotgun sequence DNA segment encodes these proteins:
- the LOC119655431 gene encoding uncharacterized protein LOC119655431, with protein MLLPTTSKRPRGVPNENQDFENRTIVSAGLKYTLHGIEYQTIILSQCFWRVVDNKVDDFLIATELPEAEKFDDVVVRYKKDGEVIARLLQVKHKQSSRRHNDNEGIKLNDLLTANQTNKYSILKYFRSFQGIHTQYLSNSPTSGIFADCTIQDLVLLTNDDIDEEVVAECLEIDRENPVEDDILLKINDPNARKYRIRTTDNQLTRRLESFLLTESDFPKLVNVLADFVLGKTKLSLQVKVCKDYLYPLVKYVLEFETGFSCFVMLSENFKEKDRKRPDEVNILRAALAREIAFREVVFDIRISKSRKTGTTSTSGQPRKRKLPPPDCVQTNNLNELADRFAKALRPPGDVNSRALPEEFCVRNAIAREIVDCGEKTFREKFINGDKTLTLQAQIFRTILIEKVIDDSVAEFEFQALASGTFETTKGFGTRFIPHNEPQIEEPIEFAKEIADLITNCEDDERTIKITEKSRSEKFIRNLCELAGHTIVKVSSWNEFSGNFLNGRVISEDVRKFRDSLKECLGEEAFHTLDTYKLHIDINSFDSCEEANFFKTLPTPLTYQSIIDFYDKFRLVVSYPNQMKTFELLKDELQITHRKLDQEAYLSLLVGGVRKWMADNIGTFYTPKKATAFLRELDEHLTCYEIDGVNQLKNAKLTMKYSFDCTHLKEYLIKFLLSAGTGVQIFGVKNIKLNLSRILNTFYILRENYLTLEDPKRLESYLFTYGYIYLAFEDALNEAYRGTLSQKNQEPTKWSLRIIDCSNNDNLQSKPDNCKSVLRLMLEKPNGCKVSRKIIFVVNACVFDEFNSALVQYAQQEAQELIEIKSKLLETKFSELEYVAQKALLENSKVTLQGRSVKLGDLISSDGVDLVDEDTLLELVADRNDEESEIRIGGGRQFGLFTHNSHYVSRRIRPNFIDRSPFNIPTNIQGGVYYFKNGNQSDVIVIAETRDSFSTLKNQQLASFNGNVHWLQELQGELIWRYSNGSTKMLSSIPGPQKVSWSEKQFLQINDNKIILLYGIPGAGKSQLLASLSKQLGKDSRTIYTVRVNLSIYSDFFYKKQQEQRPPQPLNFSDCGEFLLEMLQSHENTRFKTQFEINVFRGSFNQQGSVKFQLVVFLDGFDEVCPAYKEIVLHYLQYLKDCPCLCKLFITTRPIFRADLETALNTLGYELQDLSNEDQSELFSHLVAEKGLEIEESEAKKFLKEARLKLSSKDEQFTAIPLHLKILADIYAEKSQERENQVDFRDCNKSEMFEMYVKQKYEIFLKDQMRYNQANATAREEAEGAYETFLSRHEKLALWALYNPEDLKQIIKSFEEYKTEVQRLLRKIEVGQYKFGIVFTVVDGKPQFSHRTFAEYFSARYIHRCMERSAKEGGMGILNIILNAENGPFLMFLDSMIPENRNWVCRDQGCSQISTATISSTLLNLSQWSTWRVFDCISDILKEESILKRQIFIDIIERFPDDVNYFMLLGFLLKWGIDLTWTTPTGKTILHLLSSEAHPWKASSRQGKQSQFFYRLNQKYEIPLWLVSSNRFDMTLFQPGFSTLDIFKMLVKKGAKCTADSDNLSPFHYAAASGNKEICEKSRPQGVVAEVNAKRDVYMQMFSEKTLFGKALRAEQEWKMWSKSEEERKAFDKRRAGEREMKNLQFRFNL; from the coding sequence ATGTTACTCCCCACAACCTCCAAACGACCAAGAGGCGTACCAAATGAAAATCAGGATTTTGAGAACAGAACGATCGTTTCCGCAGGATTGAAGTATACCCTGCACGGAATTGAATACCAGACAATAATTCTTAGTCAGTGTTTTTGGCGAGTGGTAGACAACAAAGTGGACGATTTTCTGATAGCAACTGAGTTACCTGAAGCTGAAAAATTTGACGATGTCGTTGTTAGATACAAAAAGGATGGAGAAGTAATAGCTCGTCTTCTACAAGTGAAACACAAACAATCGAGTAGAAGACATAACGATAATGAAGGAATTAAACTCAACGACTTACTCACTGCGAatcaaacaaataaatattctaTCCTGAAATATTTCCGGTCATTTCAGGGAATCCACACCCAATACTTATCCAACTCCCCAACTTCCGGTATTTTCGCGGACTGTACCATTCAGGATTTGGTACTTCTAACAAATGATGATATTGATGAAGAAGTTGTCGCGGAGTGTTTAGAAATTGATAGGGAAAACCCAGTAGAGGATGATATTCTTCTAAAAATTAATGACCCCAATGCCAGAAAATACAGAATCAGGACTACAGACAACCAGTTGACGCGCCGATTAGAGTCTTTTCTGCTGACTGAGTCAGATTTTCCAAAGCTGGTCAACGTCCTTGCTGACTTTGTACTAGGTAAAACAAAATTAAGTCTGCAGGTGAAAGTTTGCAAGGATTATTTATATCCTTTGGTGAAATATGTCTTGGAATTTGAGACGGGATTTAGCTGCTTCGTGATGCTTTCggaaaatttcaaggaaaaagACAGAAAGCGACCAGATGAAGTCAACATATTAAGAGCAGCATTGGCCCGGGAGATAGCATTTCGCGAGGTGGTGTTTGACATACGAATTTCGAAATCTCGCAAAACTGGCACAACAAGCACAAGCGGCCAACCTAGAAAAAGGAAACTTCCTCCTCCAGATTGTGTACAGACTAACAATTTGAATGAGTTAGCAGACCGATTTGCAAAGGCTCTTCGACCCCCTGGAGACGTAAATAGCCGTGCTCTGCCAGAAGAGTTTTGTGTACGCAATGCAATTGCTAGGGAAATTGTTGACTGTGGCGAAAAAACATTTCGAGAGAAATTCATAAACGGAGATAAGACCTTAACGCTGCAAGCACAAATTTTCCGAACTATTCTCATTGAAAAAGTGATAGACGACTCAGTGGCCGAATTTGAATTTCAAGCGTTAGCATCAGGAACTTTCGAAACAACGAAAGGCTTTGGCACTCGATTTATACCCCATAACGAACCACAAATTGAAGAGCcgattgaatttgcaaaggaaaTCGCAGATCTTATAACAAACTGTGAAGACGATGAGCGAACTATTAAAATCACTGAAAAGTCCAGGAGCGAGAAATTTATACGGAATCTCTGTGAACTGGCCGGTCATACCATAGTGAAAGTATCTTCGTGGAATGAGTTCAGTGGGAACTTCTTAAACGGCCGCGTAATCTCAGAAGACGTCAGGAAGTTCCGTGACTCGCTGAAGGAATGTTTAGGTGAGGAAGCATTCCACACCCTCGATACCTACAAGCTGCACATTGACATCAATTCCTTCGATAGCTGCGAGGAAGCGAATTTCTTCAAAACTCTACCCACCCCACTGACCTATCAATCCATAATTGATTTTTATGACAAATTCAGATTGGTCGTAAGTTATCCTAACCAAATGAAGACTTTCGAGTTACTCAAGGACGAACTACAAATTACCCATCGGAAGTTAGATCAGGAAGCGTACCTTAGCTTATTGGTGGGAGGAGTGcgtaagtggatggcggacaaCATTGGGACTTTCTATACTCCGAAAAAAGCAACAGCCTTCTTACGGGAACTCGACGAACACCTAACCTGCTACGAGATAGATGGAGTTAATCAACTGAAAAATGCCAAACTGACAATGAAGTACTCTTTCGATTGCACCCATCTCAAGGAATATCTGATAAAATTTCTATTGTCGGCAGGAACGGGGGTCCAGATATTCGGGGTCAAAAATATTAAACTTAATTTGTCCCGAATCTTAAATACGTTTTATATATTGAGAGAAAACTACTTGACACTGGAGGATCCAAAGAGGCTAGAATCTTATCTCTTCACCTACGGATATATTTATCTAGCATTCGAAGATGCTTTGAATGAGGCTTACCGTGGTACATTGTCCCAAAAGAACCAGGAGCCAACCAAATGGAGTCTGAGAATTATCGATTGCAGTAACAATGACAACCTTCAATCAAAACCTGACAATTGTAAATCGGTGTTGAGACTAATGCTCGAGAAACCGAATGGGTGTAAGGTCAGCAGAAAGATTATCTTCGTTGTTAATGCATGCGTTTTCGACGAATTTAACTCTGCTTTAGTTCAATACGCTCAGCAGGAAGCACAAGAACTCATTGAAATCAAGTCAAAGTTACTTGAAACGAAATTTTCGGAACTCGAATATGTCGCACAGAAAGCATTACTGGAAAACTCCAAAGTAACTCTCCAAGGACGAAGTGTTAAACTGGGAGATCTGATATCTTCGGATGGAGTAGATCTTGTTGATGAAGATACTTTGCTTGAGCTCGTCGCTGATCGGAATGACGAGGAATCTGAAATCCGCATCGGGGGTGGAAGGCAATTTGGTTTGTTCACCCACAATTCACATTATGTTAGCCGACGTATAAGACCCAACTTCATCGATCGGTCTCCATTTAATATTCCAACCAATATCCAGGGTGGCGTCTACTATTTCAAAAATGGCAATCAAAGCGACGTGATCGTTATCGCTGAAACGAGGGACAGCTTTTCCACTTTGAAGAACCAACAACTTGCCTCCTTTAATGGGAATGTTCACTGGCTTCAAGAACTACAAGGCGAACTCATATGGCGATACTCAAATGGATCCACTAAGATGTTATCCAGCATACCTGGACCGCAAAAAGTTAGTTGGAGTGAGAAACAATTCCTGCAGATAAATGATAACAAAATCATACTTTTATATGGCATACCTGGTGCAGGTAAATCACAGTTACTTGCCAGTTTGTCCAAGCAACTCGGCAAAGATTCGAGAACCATCTACACAGTTCGTGTCAACCTTAGCATATACTCggatttcttttacaaaaaacaacaagaacaaagaccgCCCCAACCCCTTAACTTCTCCGATTGCGGTGAATTTCTATTGGAAATGTTACAATCACATGAGAATACCAGGTTCAAAACTCAgtttgaaatcaatgtttttcgTGGTTCCTTCAACCAACAAGGATCGGTTAAATTCCAACTGGTCGTGTTCTTAGACGGATTCGATGAAGTATGTCCCGCTTATAAGGAAATCGTTCTACACTATCTACAATACCTCAAGGACTGTCCGTGCTTGTGTAAACTTTTCATAACCACTCGACCCATCTTCCGTGCCGACCTTGAGACCGCCTTGAATACACTTGGTTACGAACTCCAAGATCTGTCGAATGAAGATCAAAGTGAACTTTTCTCGCACCTGGTAGCCGAGAAGGGACTTGAGATCGAGGAAAGTGAAGCCAAGAAGTTCCTCAAGGAAGCTAGATTGAAACTGTCTTCGAAGGATGAACAATTCACCGCCATCCCCCTTCATCTGAAAATCCTCGCAGATATTTATGCGGAAAAATCTCAGGAGAGAGAAAACCAAGTGGACTTCAGAGATTGTAATAAATCTGAAATGTTTGAAATGTACGTTAAGCAAAAGTATGAGATATTTCTGAAGGATCAAATGCGTTACAATCAAGCAAATGCAACTGCCAGGGAAGAAGCGGAAGGAGCGTATGAGACCTTCTTATCACGACATGAAAAGCTTGCACTTTGGGCACTATACAACCCAGAAGACCTCAAGCAAATTATCAAATCTTTCGAGGAATATAAAACTGAAGTTCAGAGGCTTCTGAGGAAAATTGAAGTTGGTCAATACAAATTCGGAATCGTTTTCACAGTTGTTGATGGGAAACCTCAGTTTTCACATCGTACTTTTGCCGAATATTTTTCAGCCCGGTATATTCACCGATGTATGGAGCGCTCTGCAAAAGAAGGAGGCATGGGAATTCTGAATATCATCTTAAACGCGGAGAATGGTCCTTTCTTGATGTTCCTGGACAGTATGATTCCGGAGAACAGGAACTGGGTTTGCCGTGACCAGGGATGTTCCCAGATAAGTACAGCAACAATCTCATCTACTCTTCTAAATCTGTCGCAGTGGAGTACATGGAGAGTTTTCGATTGTATCTCTGACATTTTGAAGGAAGAATCCATCCTGAAACGCCAAATATTTATTGACATCATAGAAAGATTTCCAGATGACGTCAATTACTTCATGTTGCTGGGATTCCTTCTGAAATGGGGCATCGACTTAACCTGGACAACTCCGACCGGAAAGACAATTTTACATTTGTTATCATCTGAGGCTCATCCTTGGAAGGCAAGTTCCAGACAGGGAAAACAATCACAATTCTTCTATCGATTAAACCAGAAATATGAGATTCCTCTCTGGCTGGTCAGTTCCAACAGATTCGATATGACCTTATTCCAACCAGGCTTTTCTACCCTcgacattttcaaaatgttgGTGAAAAAGGGAGCAAAATGTACTGCAGATTCGGACaacctctcaccttttcattatGCGGCAGCATCTGGAAATAAAGAAATTTGTGAAAAATCCCGACCCCAAGGTGTGGTTGCTGAAGTAAACGCGAAACGGGATGTCTATATGCAGATGTTTAGTGAGAAAACTCTTTTTGGGAAAGCGTTGAGAGCTGAACAAGAATGGAAAATGTGGTCAAAATcggaagaggaaagaaaagCTTTTGATAAACGACGCGCGGGTGAGcgtgaaatgaaaaatttacaatttagattcaatctttaA